One Ignavibacteriota bacterium DNA segment encodes these proteins:
- a CDS encoding H-type lectin domain-containing protein, whose amino-acid sequence MIKTICSTLFLLCLCTAAAGAQTILTGEYSGEPDKEGWSLNGGTGERTYIEEVTFEKAFTIPPRVLVSLSGYDATAGPDNTVRVHASAFRVTKTGFTLRIKTWGDGRVGSVWGNWIAVGVK is encoded by the coding sequence ATGATCAAAACGATATGTTCGACCTTGTTCCTGCTCTGTCTTTGCACCGCAGCTGCCGGAGCGCAAACGATCCTGACCGGGGAATACAGTGGCGAGCCGGATAAGGAAGGCTGGTCGTTGAACGGCGGCACCGGCGAGCGGACGTACATCGAGGAAGTGACCTTCGAGAAGGCGTTCACCATCCCCCCACGCGTGCTCGTCTCGTTGTCGGGCTATGATGCGACCGCGGGTCCGGACAATACCGTGCGCGTGCATGCCTCCGCGTTCCGCGTGACGAAGACCGGGTTCACCCTGCGGATCAAGACCTGGGGTGACGGGCGTGTCGGGTCGGTGTGGGGCAACTGGATCGCTGTGGGGGTGAAATAG
- a CDS encoding glycosyltransferase codes for MFAAVLITLAILYAAGILVNALVALLARQRTVTATRPFVSVIVAARNEEHNIRRCLESMARLTWPRDLLEVIIVNDRSDDATPAIVRDYAARFPFISLLSAAPGTGHLAGKTNAVTQGIDASQGEIIMMTDADCAVPPSWIEETVKYYTSENIGLVPGFTAIRYKNLFEAIQTIDWFALFTVASATNSMGFPVTAVGTNFSVRRAAYEAVGGYRRIPFSVTEDYALFHAVTSHPSYRAVFPMDPKALVSSEPCPTWKDLYRQRKRWFTGGKGMDLQSIGIFAIIWLMHAGIIGGLILNAPGALVALGIKTAADLALVLPGIIRFHKPSLLAAFPLYEIYFFLYVMLFPPIVLVHRNIVWKDRDFKANG; via the coding sequence GTGTTCGCTGCAGTCCTGATCACCCTCGCCATCCTCTACGCCGCCGGCATCCTGGTCAATGCTCTTGTCGCATTGCTGGCACGCCAGAGAACAGTGACCGCGACGCGTCCCTTCGTTTCGGTGATCGTTGCCGCACGCAATGAAGAGCACAATATCCGGCGCTGCCTTGAATCCATGGCCCGGCTCACGTGGCCCCGCGATCTGCTCGAGGTCATCATCGTCAACGACCGGTCGGACGACGCGACGCCGGCGATCGTTCGCGACTATGCGGCCCGGTTCCCTTTCATCTCCCTCCTTTCTGCCGCGCCCGGCACCGGACACCTTGCAGGAAAGACGAACGCTGTCACCCAGGGCATCGACGCCTCACAGGGAGAGATCATCATGATGACGGACGCCGATTGCGCCGTGCCCCCTTCATGGATCGAAGAGACGGTGAAGTACTATACATCGGAGAACATCGGCCTCGTACCGGGGTTCACCGCGATCCGCTACAAGAACCTGTTCGAGGCGATCCAGACCATCGATTGGTTCGCCCTGTTCACCGTTGCCTCCGCCACGAACTCCATGGGATTTCCTGTCACCGCCGTGGGAACGAACTTCTCCGTCCGCCGCGCTGCCTACGAAGCCGTGGGTGGGTACAGGAGGATCCCGTTCAGCGTCACGGAAGATTATGCGCTCTTCCATGCCGTCACGTCACACCCGTCCTACCGCGCCGTCTTCCCGATGGATCCGAAGGCGCTGGTCTCGAGTGAGCCATGTCCGACATGGAAGGACCTCTACCGGCAGAGGAAACGCTGGTTCACGGGCGGCAAAGGGATGGATCTCCAGAGCATCGGCATCTTCGCCATCATCTGGCTCATGCATGCCGGGATCATCGGCGGGCTGATCCTGAATGCCCCCGGGGCATTGGTCGCGCTCGGCATCAAGACCGCGGCGGACCTGGCACTCGTGCTCCCCGGGATCATCCGCTTCCACAAGCCATCGCTCCTTGCGGCGTTCCCCTTGTACGAGATCTATTTCTTCCTCTACGTGATGCTCTTCCCGCCGATCGTGCTTGTGCACCGGAATATCGTGTGGAAAGACCGGGACTTCAAAGCGAACGGTTAA
- a CDS encoding CHAT domain-containing protein, whose product MRSAFILGILLCTVGTVAESGADGRELGIRRLLGSGRYDEAFAHTRTIIETMPERSTFYALLAEAGQYAGRGSEADSILGACVRKGWGVGDAVAAMAWLDVHRARWIDAYAHFQTSIEYGGNSYRAYAGIQEMHEKLHGRDAAISHLLALTHADDRSGPVWYALALAYWSQWDLTKAQFASEQALRSGSRDARVQFLHLAIRCAVDPGRTNLDQVDRAYREALLREDWEGTAFLQWVRMNAFLTSGRADSAEASCHDGLVLAKDLGMLEWQGQFLLQSGRNAAGRGDMQEAIVATDSAAAHFRRAGAHDGILAAYALRLDLLLESFRYAEALDYCSRMLLQLDDRADPRLHAGAAIDAAWILSRIGGQRIAIVLGIHAESTLENMLYASHDRCRLNTTLASIHASLGDTALAMRYGRTAMRFARSTMTDDELLSNCEGVLGDLELKRGAMRVARRHFARQWDLARRRQDPGEQRAAALAMAGTYDLRTGANAAEHWANIALHDALRSEDRHSEKECRLLRGRIAAARGDTAGALVEYERAFTCLEAVRRLRFLCSLTREMREWYIAQHAALADALIDIGGVREAAAVLARARGDVLSPLTTAMVGQDGATGRDLLALERARRATAALVHRSILGGSLVDAAHSDPVFRPLCTFFSHALPAFMRIDEVLGRERTRCDLRELAAGYPGPGIDPDEIAVDLLFGADHMKAICFTRDTIAFCRLPAGRAGLVSLTRDIQKRQEDDPRGGPAYAGWAAGMGMFEPLVDLVEVIAGQRQHLAIIGDGPHTMIPFEALTIDHGKGSRPLVDRFTVSYRPSLGRSLPPAWMPQADNGRVLMVGDVDIPLDVGGRPEDHEPGSPGAGQVSAIVQLLPGTIREMSIVEEHFGSRVDVLRGDAATDARFCASAPEYWIVHLATHGTARGPGRRSHVLYLSPSSGSNGEVDLEDILSLEMKGTLVVLPVCSSGQASLTDDVESMAHAFLEAGAASVLAARWSVDDELAVEFLSVFYGALSKGETKRMAVQTAMRAMIARGHHSYNVWAGFQLFGDGGALVPHDTAGTPGREKPWMILLGIGTVLSMVLGYLWRRRPRRLASHPDRKRRD is encoded by the coding sequence GTGAGGAGCGCCTTCATTCTTGGCATCCTCCTGTGCACCGTTGGTACGGTCGCGGAGAGCGGGGCAGACGGGCGCGAACTTGGGATCCGCCGGCTTCTAGGCTCCGGCCGTTACGACGAGGCTTTCGCGCACACGCGCACGATCATCGAGACGATGCCGGAGCGGTCCACATTCTATGCCCTCCTCGCGGAGGCGGGGCAGTATGCTGGACGCGGGAGTGAAGCGGATTCGATACTGGGCGCATGCGTGCGGAAGGGTTGGGGTGTTGGTGATGCCGTTGCTGCCATGGCCTGGCTCGACGTTCATCGGGCTCGCTGGATCGATGCGTACGCACACTTCCAGACATCGATCGAGTATGGAGGCAACAGTTACCGGGCGTACGCGGGGATCCAGGAGATGCACGAGAAATTGCACGGGAGGGATGCCGCGATCTCTCACTTGCTGGCGTTGACGCATGCGGATGACCGGTCGGGTCCGGTGTGGTACGCCCTTGCCCTCGCCTACTGGAGTCAGTGGGACCTTACGAAAGCGCAGTTCGCCTCCGAGCAGGCGCTCCGGAGTGGATCACGTGATGCGCGGGTGCAGTTCCTTCACCTCGCGATCCGGTGCGCGGTTGACCCCGGTCGTACGAATCTGGACCAGGTGGACAGGGCATACCGTGAGGCCCTTCTTCGTGAAGATTGGGAGGGCACGGCGTTCCTGCAATGGGTGCGAATGAACGCATTCCTGACCTCGGGCCGTGCGGATTCCGCAGAGGCCAGTTGCCATGACGGGCTTGTGCTGGCAAAGGATCTCGGAATGCTCGAATGGCAAGGGCAGTTCCTGCTGCAAAGCGGGAGGAATGCCGCCGGGCGAGGCGATATGCAGGAGGCGATCGTGGCGACGGATTCCGCTGCCGCTCATTTTCGGCGCGCCGGTGCGCACGATGGGATCCTGGCCGCCTATGCCCTCCGGCTGGACCTCCTGCTGGAATCATTCCGCTATGCAGAAGCGCTGGATTATTGTTCGCGCATGTTGCTGCAGCTCGATGACCGCGCGGATCCCCGCCTTCATGCGGGCGCAGCCATCGACGCTGCATGGATCCTCTCGAGGATCGGCGGCCAGCGGATCGCGATCGTCCTCGGGATCCATGCCGAGAGCACGCTTGAGAATATGCTCTATGCTTCGCATGACCGATGCAGGCTGAATACGACGCTCGCATCGATCCACGCATCCCTCGGGGACACGGCTCTTGCCATGCGGTATGGCCGGACGGCCATGCGCTTCGCCCGTTCGACAATGACCGATGATGAACTGCTGAGCAACTGCGAGGGCGTCCTCGGTGACCTCGAACTGAAACGCGGGGCCATGCGTGTTGCGCGCAGACATTTCGCGAGGCAGTGGGACCTGGCCCGACGACGGCAGGACCCGGGCGAGCAACGTGCTGCAGCACTCGCGATGGCGGGCACGTACGATCTGCGTACTGGCGCGAACGCCGCAGAGCACTGGGCGAATATCGCTCTGCACGACGCTCTCCGATCGGAGGACCGGCACTCCGAAAAGGAATGCAGGCTCCTGCGTGGCCGCATCGCCGCTGCCCGCGGGGATACCGCCGGTGCGCTCGTGGAATACGAGCGGGCCTTCACGTGTCTCGAAGCCGTGCGCCGGCTCCGGTTCCTCTGTTCTCTCACGCGCGAAATGCGGGAATGGTACATCGCGCAGCACGCTGCCCTTGCTGATGCGCTCATCGATATCGGAGGGGTCCGTGAGGCCGCGGCCGTGCTTGCGCGTGCGCGCGGAGACGTGCTCTCGCCGCTCACGACTGCAATGGTCGGTCAGGATGGCGCGACCGGCAGAGACCTGCTCGCACTGGAACGGGCGCGGCGGGCCACGGCGGCTCTCGTCCATCGGTCGATCCTCGGTGGATCGCTGGTGGATGCGGCACACTCCGATCCGGTGTTCCGCCCGCTGTGCACCTTCTTCTCGCATGCTCTCCCGGCCTTCATGCGGATCGATGAGGTGTTGGGTCGGGAACGGACACGGTGCGATCTCAGGGAACTTGCAGCCGGATATCCGGGGCCGGGCATCGATCCTGATGAGATCGCGGTGGATCTCCTGTTCGGTGCGGACCACATGAAGGCTATCTGCTTCACCCGGGACACGATCGCCTTCTGCCGGTTGCCTGCAGGACGGGCTGGACTCGTGTCGCTGACACGGGATATTCAGAAGCGGCAGGAGGATGATCCACGTGGAGGCCCCGCATACGCGGGTTGGGCGGCCGGCATGGGGATGTTCGAGCCGCTCGTGGACCTGGTGGAGGTGATCGCCGGACAGCGGCAGCACCTTGCGATCATCGGCGATGGGCCCCACACCATGATCCCGTTTGAGGCTCTCACGATCGATCATGGAAAGGGATCCCGTCCACTCGTGGACCGCTTCACGGTTTCCTACCGGCCATCGCTCGGGAGATCCCTGCCTCCCGCATGGATGCCGCAAGCGGACAACGGCCGGGTCCTCATGGTGGGAGATGTGGACATCCCGCTCGACGTGGGTGGACGTCCGGAGGATCATGAGCCGGGATCCCCGGGGGCTGGACAGGTGTCAGCGATCGTCCAGCTTCTCCCGGGAACGATCAGGGAGATGTCCATCGTCGAAGAGCATTTCGGTTCACGGGTGGACGTTCTTCGGGGAGATGCGGCTACCGACGCACGGTTCTGTGCAAGCGCGCCAGAGTATTGGATCGTCCACCTTGCGACACACGGTACGGCACGAGGCCCCGGCCGGAGATCTCATGTCCTGTATCTTTCTCCATCGTCAGGTTCGAATGGAGAAGTGGATCTCGAGGACATCCTCTCGTTGGAGATGAAGGGAACGCTGGTCGTCCTGCCCGTGTGCTCTTCAGGGCAGGCGAGCCTGACGGACGATGTCGAAAGCATGGCGCATGCGTTTCTTGAAGCCGGGGCAGCCAGTGTCCTTGCTGCCCGGTGGAGCGTGGATGATGAGCTGGCCGTGGAATTCCTCTCCGTGTTCTACGGCGCACTGAGCAAGGGGGAGACGAAACGGATGGCCGTGCAGACCGCGATGCGCGCGATGATCGCCCGCGGACATCATTCCTACAACGTCTGGGCAGGATTCCAACTGTTCGGGGATGGCGGTGCGTTGGTGCCGCATGACACCGCGGGTACGCCGGGGCGGGAGAAGCCATGGATGATCCTGCTGGGGATCGGTACGGTTCTTTCCATGGTGCTGGGATACCTCTGGCGGCGACGGCCCCGCCGCCTGGCATCACATCCCGATCGAAAAAGGCGCGACTGA
- a CDS encoding sigma-54-dependent Fis family transcriptional regulator: protein METKEHKGSDAGKGRQAFEYPIVGKSKAVDALVKQISVLAKSRRDVVIVGESGVGKGAVAKNIYLHGKPAGNDGPFLSVNLSVADDQELEQILFGGDRGMQQAAGATKASVLDLPPRGTLLIENIEDASFRNQMKVLTFMNERKNRRTESTPAGDLRVIFTLKAEPSVLLDQRKLLDDVYAKIKDLDRVEIPPLRQRQEDIPLLVKHFTAEICREMNMPELAIDINAVDVLVRQPWRENVRELKSVIDKCVLFSTDGRFVLPPELLDEKTEVVKMINNIMAGQEFVLDKSLDVIEKGIIERSLEKFGFNQSKAAQFLGMTEQTFRYKLKRLGIASARTRS, encoded by the coding sequence ATGGAAACAAAAGAACATAAGGGCAGCGACGCCGGCAAGGGGAGACAGGCGTTCGAGTACCCGATCGTCGGCAAATCGAAGGCGGTGGATGCACTCGTGAAGCAGATCTCTGTCCTCGCGAAATCCCGCCGCGATGTGGTGATCGTCGGCGAAAGTGGCGTGGGCAAGGGCGCTGTTGCGAAGAACATCTACCTGCATGGCAAGCCCGCAGGCAACGACGGTCCCTTCCTGTCCGTGAATCTGTCCGTGGCCGATGACCAGGAGCTGGAACAGATCCTGTTCGGTGGCGACAGGGGGATGCAGCAGGCAGCCGGGGCGACCAAAGCTTCGGTGCTGGATCTGCCGCCGCGCGGTACGTTGCTCATCGAGAACATCGAAGACGCCAGCTTCCGTAACCAGATGAAGGTCCTGACCTTCATGAACGAACGGAAGAACCGGCGCACCGAGTCGACGCCCGCCGGTGATCTCCGGGTGATCTTCACCCTGAAGGCCGAACCGTCGGTGCTGCTCGATCAGCGGAAGCTGTTGGATGATGTCTATGCGAAGATCAAAGACCTCGACCGCGTGGAGATCCCGCCGCTGCGGCAGCGTCAGGAAGACATCCCGCTCCTCGTGAAGCATTTTACGGCCGAGATCTGCCGCGAAATGAACATGCCGGAACTCGCCATCGACATCAATGCCGTGGACGTCCTCGTGCGCCAGCCGTGGCGGGAGAACGTGCGCGAACTGAAGTCGGTGATCGACAAGTGCGTGTTGTTCTCGACGGACGGCCGGTTCGTGTTGCCACCGGAGCTGCTCGACGAGAAGACCGAGGTCGTGAAGATGATCAACAACATCATGGCCGGCCAGGAGTTCGTTCTGGACAAGTCGCTGGACGTGATCGAAAAGGGGATCATCGAGCGCTCCCTCGAGAAGTTCGGCTTCAACCAGTCGAAGGCCGCGCAGTTCCTCGGCATGACCGAGCAGACGTTCCGCTACAAGCTGAAGCGCCTCGGTATCGCGAGTGCCCGCACGCGGTCCTAA
- the ftsY gene encoding signal recognition particle-docking protein FtsY — translation MGILDKLGFGKLKEGLSKTREGLVGTVTRILTGAPRIDEELLERLEESLIGADVGAGVAGEIMQGLRRRLKETPPADASGVLPLLQSEVTAQLTGSGSAPASEPFTLPPERPYVILVVGINGVGKTTTIGKLARRYVASGNKVLIAAADTFRAAAGEQLEIWSKRAGADIVIQKQGADPAAVAFDAVAAATARKIDVVIIDTAGRLHTRVNLMEELKKISRVIGKQNPAAPHEVLLVLDASTGQNGLQQAKLFSAASAVTGIVLTKLDGTAKGGIVLAIAREMKLPVRYIGVGEGVDDLQPFSPTDFTEALFQA, via the coding sequence ATGGGTATTCTTGACAAGCTGGGTTTTGGAAAATTAAAGGAAGGCCTGTCGAAGACACGCGAGGGGCTCGTTGGGACCGTGACGCGCATCCTCACCGGAGCACCGCGCATCGATGAGGAACTCCTCGAGCGCCTCGAAGAGAGCCTGATCGGAGCCGACGTTGGTGCGGGCGTGGCGGGGGAGATCATGCAGGGGCTCCGGCGCCGGCTGAAGGAGACCCCCCCCGCAGATGCTTCCGGCGTTCTGCCGTTGCTCCAATCGGAAGTGACTGCACAGCTCACAGGATCGGGGTCCGCCCCGGCATCCGAGCCGTTCACCCTCCCGCCGGAACGGCCGTACGTGATCCTTGTGGTCGGCATCAACGGTGTGGGGAAGACGACGACCATCGGCAAACTTGCACGGCGGTACGTGGCCTCGGGCAACAAGGTCCTCATCGCCGCAGCGGATACCTTCCGTGCCGCGGCAGGCGAACAGCTGGAGATCTGGTCGAAGCGGGCCGGAGCGGACATCGTCATTCAGAAGCAGGGAGCGGATCCCGCTGCGGTGGCATTCGACGCCGTGGCAGCTGCGACCGCGCGGAAGATCGATGTCGTCATCATTGACACGGCCGGACGTTTGCATACGCGTGTGAACCTGATGGAAGAACTCAAGAAGATATCGCGCGTGATCGGGAAGCAGAACCCCGCGGCCCCGCACGAAGTTCTGCTCGTGCTCGATGCGTCCACCGGACAGAACGGGCTGCAGCAGGCGAAGCTGTTCAGCGCTGCCTCCGCCGTCACCGGGATCGTCCTGACGAAGCTCGACGGCACCGCCAAAGGTGGCATTGTGCTTGCGATCGCCCGTGAGATGAAACTCCCGGTCCGCTACATCGGCGTGGGCGAGGGAGTGGATGACCTGCAACCGTTCAGTCCGACGGACTTCACCGAGGCATTGTTCCAGGCATGA
- a CDS encoding ATP-binding protein — protein sequence MTVSDTPRRRVAVLPDHLANKIAAGEVIQRPDSVVKELVENALDAGATTLQVVVRDGGKEYIQVSDDGIGMDEQDAVLSFLRHATSKIASYDELEAIRTYGFRGEALASIAAVAQVTMKTRRAEDDMAVVIKVAGEARPVVTRDAHGRGTTVIVQNLFFNVPARRKFLKSTNTEFRHIFDVVQRAAIAHPGLAIEFISDGDAVFRLKPSGLEERLVEVFGQRAFESMIPLKETTDFSV from the coding sequence ATGACCGTGTCCGACACTCCACGGCGCCGTGTGGCGGTACTTCCGGATCACCTGGCGAATAAGATCGCCGCGGGTGAGGTGATCCAGCGTCCGGATTCCGTGGTGAAGGAACTCGTGGAGAACGCCCTGGACGCGGGAGCGACCACGCTGCAGGTCGTGGTGCGCGATGGGGGGAAAGAGTACATCCAGGTGTCCGACGACGGCATCGGCATGGATGAACAGGACGCGGTGCTCTCGTTCCTCCGCCATGCCACGAGCAAGATCGCCAGCTACGACGAACTCGAGGCGATCCGTACGTACGGATTCCGGGGCGAAGCACTGGCATCGATCGCGGCCGTGGCCCAGGTGACCATGAAGACCCGACGGGCCGAGGACGACATGGCGGTCGTCATCAAAGTGGCCGGTGAAGCGCGGCCCGTTGTCACGCGTGATGCTCATGGACGCGGCACGACGGTCATCGTGCAGAATCTCTTCTTCAATGTCCCCGCCCGCCGCAAGTTCCTCAAGAGCACGAACACGGAATTCCGTCACATCTTCGATGTCGTCCAACGTGCCGCGATCGCCCATCCCGGTCTCGCGATCGAATTCATCAGCGACGGCGATGCGGTCTTCCGGCTGAAGCCTTCGGGGTTGGAGGAACGTCTCGTCGAGGTGTTCGGCCAGCGTGCGTTCGAATCGATGATCCCGCTGAAGGAAACGACGGACTTCTCGGTGTGA
- a CDS encoding site-2 protease family protein — MPLKTLLVHIGLFALTFLTTSFAGVAWLNMDPLELTNLPAGFLYASLLVVMLLSHEMGHYIAARLHGVDATLPYFLPFPTHVVPLPVFPFGTLGAVIQLRSRVPSRRALLDIGAAGPIAGFIVSIVYLSIGFRMLPSIEYLYTIHPLYRGLPAIPTDGLAFGSSLLYEIMQVAVPAQGTFIPPMNEIYHYPFLCVGWFGLFITAMNLLPVGQLDGGHIIRALFGDRARIISRVVLGVLAVVGVLGFLPLVGLPDTYGWSGWLFWAVMLYFVFERKKRRLMTAAPLRDETPPGTVRKVIGWICIVILAAGFSVAPFSIGM; from the coding sequence ATGCCGCTGAAGACGTTGCTGGTCCACATCGGACTTTTTGCTCTGACCTTTCTCACCACATCCTTCGCGGGTGTGGCGTGGTTGAACATGGACCCGCTGGAATTGACGAACCTTCCAGCGGGTTTCCTCTATGCATCACTCCTCGTCGTGATGTTGCTGAGTCACGAGATGGGACACTACATCGCCGCCCGCCTGCACGGCGTGGATGCGACACTCCCCTACTTCCTGCCGTTCCCGACGCACGTGGTACCCTTACCTGTCTTTCCCTTCGGTACTCTGGGTGCCGTGATCCAATTGCGCTCCCGCGTGCCGAGCCGCCGTGCGCTCCTCGACATCGGCGCAGCGGGGCCGATCGCGGGCTTCATCGTGAGCATCGTGTATCTCTCCATCGGCTTCCGGATGCTGCCATCGATCGAGTACCTGTACACGATCCATCCGCTGTACCGCGGACTCCCGGCGATCCCCACCGACGGACTGGCCTTCGGGTCGAGCCTCCTCTACGAGATCATGCAGGTGGCCGTGCCGGCGCAGGGCACATTCATTCCGCCGATGAACGAGATCTACCACTATCCATTCCTGTGCGTGGGGTGGTTCGGATTGTTCATCACGGCGATGAACCTGTTGCCTGTGGGACAACTCGATGGCGGGCACATCATCCGGGCGCTGTTCGGCGACAGGGCGCGCATCATCAGTCGCGTGGTACTCGGGGTGCTGGCGGTCGTAGGGGTATTGGGATTTTTACCGCTTGTAGGATTGCCGGACACATACGGATGGAGCGGCTGGCTGTTCTGGGCGGTGATGCTCTACTTCGTGTTCGAGCGGAAGAAGCGACGGCTGATGACAGCCGCACCACTGCGGGATGAAACACCTCCCGGGACCGTGCGGAAGGTCATCGGGTGGATCTGCATCGTGATACTGGCGGCCGGCTTCTCAGTCGCGCCTTTTTCGATCGGGATGTGA
- a CDS encoding amidophosphoribosyltransferase, with product MSDPALDKPRCHCAVFGVFGHQSAAHLTYYGLLAQQHRGQEGSGIVTSEFDPEQKRPRFHVHKDFGLVNDVYSDNRIFTDVLKGSAAIGHNRYSTAGAANNKANVQPFTVLYKSGNLAIAHNGNLTNFRTIRQRLQDSGTIFQTTSDTEVILHLIARSPQTDQLEQIRDALAQVEGAFSLVILADNRLIVARDHQGFRPLAIGRKEGAFVVASETVGFDIIDAEYVRDVEPGEIVVFDDESLKTGVPHSSRIDAKPARPSHCVFEYIYFSRPDSQIFGHSVDKVRRKLGKALATARPVTPKTEGEKLIVINVPDSSNTATMGFVQQTNKLGGNAKLEIGLIRSHYIGRTFIQPVQEIRQNKVKTKFNIVKGVLKDKVVVIVDDSIVRGTTSKQLVQLIRQAAPKEVHFRVTAPPIMHPCHYGMDFPTQDELIANEKNGDIDAIAEELGVDSLGYLTIDELLDAVPQENGERYCTACFNGHYPVKVDLSQSKEEHEA from the coding sequence ATGAGTGATCCTGCATTGGACAAACCCCGCTGTCATTGTGCCGTGTTCGGCGTCTTCGGACATCAATCCGCCGCGCACCTCACGTACTACGGCCTGCTCGCACAGCAGCACCGCGGACAGGAAGGGTCGGGGATCGTGACGTCGGAATTCGATCCGGAGCAGAAGCGCCCCCGCTTCCACGTGCACAAGGACTTCGGCCTCGTCAATGATGTGTACTCGGACAACCGCATCTTCACCGATGTCCTGAAGGGAAGTGCGGCGATCGGGCATAACCGCTATTCCACCGCCGGCGCCGCGAACAACAAGGCGAACGTGCAGCCGTTCACGGTGCTGTACAAGTCCGGCAACCTCGCCATCGCCCACAACGGCAATCTCACGAACTTCCGCACGATCCGTCAACGCCTCCAGGATTCGGGGACGATCTTCCAGACCACGTCGGATACCGAGGTGATCCTCCACCTGATCGCGCGCAGTCCGCAGACCGACCAGCTCGAGCAGATCAGGGATGCGCTTGCGCAGGTCGAAGGTGCGTTCTCCCTGGTGATCCTGGCAGATAACCGCCTGATCGTTGCGCGCGACCATCAGGGATTCCGTCCGCTGGCCATCGGCAGGAAGGAAGGCGCGTTCGTGGTGGCATCCGAGACCGTCGGGTTCGATATCATCGACGCAGAATACGTGCGCGATGTGGAACCGGGCGAGATCGTCGTGTTCGACGACGAATCGCTGAAGACCGGGGTCCCGCATTCGTCCCGCATCGATGCGAAGCCGGCGCGGCCATCACACTGCGTGTTCGAGTACATCTACTTCTCGCGCCCCGACAGCCAGATCTTCGGCCACAGTGTGGACAAGGTGCGCCGTAAGCTTGGCAAGGCCCTCGCCACAGCGCGCCCCGTAACCCCGAAGACCGAAGGCGAAAAGCTGATCGTGATCAACGTCCCCGACTCCAGTAATACTGCAACGATGGGGTTCGTGCAGCAGACGAACAAGCTCGGCGGGAACGCGAAACTGGAGATCGGACTCATCCGCAGCCACTACATCGGCCGCACGTTCATCCAGCCGGTGCAGGAGATCCGTCAGAACAAGGTGAAGACCAAGTTCAACATCGTGAAGGGTGTCCTCAAGGACAAAGTGGTCGTGATCGTGGACGACTCGATCGTGCGGGGGACGACCTCCAAGCAGCTCGTGCAACTCATCCGCCAGGCGGCACCCAAAGAGGTCCACTTCCGGGTCACGGCGCCGCCCATCATGCACCCGTGTCACTATGGGATGGACTTCCCAACCCAGGACGAGCTCATTGCGAATGAGAAGAACGGGGACATCGATGCGATCGCCGAGGAACTCGGCGTGGACAGCCTGGGGTACCTGACGATCGATGAATTGCTTGATGCGGTGCCGCAGGAAAATGGGGAGCGGTACTGCACGGCCTGCTTCAACGGACACTATCCTGTGAAGGTGGACCTGAGCCAATCCAAGGAAGAGCATGAAGCGTGA
- a CDS encoding CDP-alcohol phosphatidyltransferase family protein — MKREFWTIPNALSLLRLFLAVPFTYVMIAGVPHARWWAVGIIVLGVITDKLDGDIARWMHCESEWGRILDPLADKVAVAAMALVLLWLGLVPAWFVVLLLARDLLILAGGMYVRTRTGEILPSNIAGKWAVGVIGFTLLFALIDNTMLIVAIGMWLSVAMVAISTAGYFQRFLSVIRTKR; from the coding sequence ATGAAGCGTGAGTTCTGGACCATACCGAACGCGCTGAGCCTTCTCCGCCTCTTCCTTGCGGTACCGTTCACGTATGTCATGATCGCCGGCGTTCCCCACGCGCGGTGGTGGGCCGTCGGGATCATCGTGCTCGGGGTGATCACGGACAAACTCGACGGCGACATCGCGCGCTGGATGCACTGCGAGAGCGAGTGGGGGCGGATCCTCGATCCGCTCGCCGACAAGGTCGCCGTGGCGGCCATGGCACTCGTGCTCCTGTGGCTCGGACTCGTGCCCGCGTGGTTCGTGGTGCTTCTCCTTGCGCGCGACCTCCTCATCCTGGCCGGCGGTATGTACGTCCGCACGCGCACCGGCGAGATCCTCCCCTCGAACATCGCGGGGAAGTGGGCCGTGGGGGTGATCGGGTTCACGCTCCTGTTCGCGCTCATCGACAACACGATGCTCATCGTCGCCATAGGGATGTGGCTGAGTGTTGCCATGGTGGCGATCTCGACCGCAGGATACTTCCAACGATTTCTCTCCGTCATTCGTACGAAAAGGTGA